TTAGCTCAGCATACTCAAATCGAGATCGAACCATTCTTAGATTGAAACCGACTTTGCTCTGAGTTGTATCTCCactctaatttatttatcttcAACCGCTAAAATCTGAAAATATCAACATTAAGATCGTTTTCGTCTCGAAATCGAGAATGATTGAATGATCTTCTCATGTGAATGATTGATGCCACTGAGAACGCTGGTTTTCGTTCTATATTATATCTTATTCTAGAATATAAGGACGAAACATTTATGATCTTGAAACAGAGTCTTTAATTAGTGAGTctattaagttttaagttatACAGAGAATCATTATTTTTAGCAAAGTAACGGTTATATGATTGTCTAGTCATCagattaaagatattttttcgtttttctacTTTTaccaaagttatttttttttgtacgaCCTTCAGTTGCGACAAGAATCCTTTGGCTTGATTAGCACAATTCCAGGGGCCAAATCTGTTTAGATAATCACTTTTGGTCAAAGTCAGAAAGGTTGCTATTCGTTTTCCTTGAAATccacttaaatattatatttcgcCATAATGAGCTAAATTACCGAATACTTAGCCAAATGCTCTTAGTTGTATTAACTCAGTTTCTTAGTTGGCAACGATTATGGAGAGATTGTAATAGTAATTGGATCACAATCTAGAAGTTGGCTTGAAAGGATCTCAATCGATCGTTTCCCAGCGATAGCCCACAAAATAGTGACTTTCCAGTGCCGCCAAAACAGCACTTGAAAAGTGTTTTCGTCCAAACAATTCGCACAGAAGCGTCCCGCGTCGTCTAGACTGTTTTATTGGGTTTGGAATAATCGGCGGCTAAATCTGATCCAGTCGGTGGTTACTATTCGAAGATAATTTCTGAGCAGCGCGGACTTTGCTCGTAGTGGGGACATTCCCAAAACCAGCTGCTGACCATGGCAATGATTGGGGCAGTTGCACAAAGAACCATTTGGGACTGGTCGTGAACAAGATTATGGAACGATAACTAGGTTCACCCAGTTCCCATGATAACACTACTGAAGCCCTTCTCTTATCGAATTCCCGACCTCGTATATATAAGATCGTCCGAAGTGCTGCCACAACCAAAGCGCTACTACCAACCCATCAACATGGTCGCCACAGGGCCAATCATTTCGCTCCTGGTCTTGTCCCTGGCACTGACCAGTGCCAGTCTACGTGTGGAGCTTCCAAAGAACTCCTCCTTGGACGTAGGCAATCCAGAGTGGCAGTCCCAATCCTACCACACAATTTCCAGGCTCAGACGCCTTGCAGTGGAGTTCTTCGCCCAGTACCAGAACATAACGATGTCCGATCTGGGACAGGATCTGTACGGGGATAAGGAGATGCGACTACCCACTACCGACGACTTGAGGTGCCTGGCAGATCTGCAGACCCTGGCGAAAGATGTGTCCAACAGAAAATTGTGGGCCCTAAGAAGTAAGTTCATAGTCGATACGGAAAATTAGGATAGGATTACGATTCCCATCGCTTGCAGTGATTGACTCCTGGGGCACTTTTCCTTCGGGTATCCTGTACGGCAATCTGATCGATCTGGGCAACTTTGACGAGTGCTTGGGCATAGATCACGCTGTGACCGCCACTCACAACATCCAGGGCAAGTACTGCCTCAGCAAGCTTCAGCTGGCACCTAGTATCTCCACCTATCTGGCCCTCAAGACAGCGGTGTGCTTTCccgcctcctgctccgccaCCCACATGGACACGATGCTCCGAAGATTGCTGCAGAGCCTCCTGAGCATTGAGCTGAATCCAGAGGTGACTCTGGTGAGTGAGAGCAGCTGCAAGACTGCCGATCGGGAACCCTACGATGCTCTAACCATCTTCACAATGTGAGTGTTCTTGAGAGGATTATGGGAATGTTATGGTACTGACATCGTGCTAAATTTCCTCAGAGTCGTGCTATCGATACTGTGCGTCCTCATGGTGCTGGCCACTGTCTGCGACTACTTGGTCTGCCAGGATGACCGTGAGTATTGCCAAAGCTACATGTGAATCGCTTCCAGATCTTAGTGTGATATACTTTTCGGCAGAAGCGCTAAATAAGTGGATTAAAGCTTTCTCCGCGCGCGCCAACTGCCGGGTTCTCTTCAGGTTGGTGGAACCCAGGAGCAATCCCAATGTGATCGACTGCCTCCATGGCATTCGGGTACTGTCCTTCATGTGGGTCGTCTATGGCCACATATACCTCGTATCTATCTTTGGCCCCAACATGAACTTTGCCAAACTGGACACGGTAAGCTCACCCAACATTCCCAACTCACTGAATCCATGATGTAATGATGTACTTTCGCGATGCAGTGGAGCAGATCGCCGTACAGTATGCTATTGCAACATGCGGCATACTCTGTGGACACGTTCTTCTTTTTGAGTGGCCTCCTGATGGTGGTCATCGCTCTAAGAGCAATGGAAAGGTAGGACTCTTTGGATTCAAGCAAGGTGGAGATTATTAATTCCCATTGACCCATTTGCAGAACCAAGGGAAAGCTGAATGTATCCCTGATGTATCTGCATCGCTATCTGCGCCTCACTCCCGTCCTGGCCTTGGCTATCATCGTCTACATGTCGATTCTGCCCCGGATGGGCGATGGCCCACTGTACGGGAAGGTGAACTTCGATGACTACACCAGGTGCAAGGACACCTGGTACTGGACCCTCTTGTACGTGCAGAACTATGCCACCGATGATATCGTAGGTTACCCCACTCCATTCTAACTGGCATTCCGTTGCTTACCACACCCCGAACTTCGCCCAACAGTGCCTAAGCCATTCCTGGTACCTGGGCGTGGACATGCAGCTGTACATCATTGCACCCGTACTCCTGATCTGCCTGTACAAGTGGGGAAAGAAGGCGGCCGCCGGGATTCTGGTCGCCATGCTGCTCCTTGCCGCTTGTCTCTTCAGCATCATGGTCATCGGGGACGTTTCTCTGTAAGTGCTGATAGATATGAACGAATATGGACATGGATATGATCGTACCTAACATACCCTTGCCCAACTTCTTCTTCTGCAGCATTGCGTCCAGCCAGGGGGCAATGAGAAAGATATACTTCTCCACACACACCAGGGCGTCCCCGTATCTGATTGGCATTCTGTTCGGATACTTCCTGCACGTGAACCGGGGAAAGTCCTTCAAGCTCAGCCCCATCGCGGTCGTCCTGGGTTGGCTGACCAGCCTGGCGCTGCTCTTCAGCTGCTTGTATGCCGTCTACGGGTATGCCTTGGATGCGGAGATGCCACCCATTCTGGAGGAGGCCTTCTATCTGACCTTCACCCGGATCGCCTGGCCGCTCGGCCTCTGCTGGGTGGTCTTCGCCTGCATGCACGGCTACGGAGGACTGGCCAACAGCTTCCTCTCCTCTCCCCTGTGGCAGCCGCTGTCCAAGCTATCCTACTCCGCCTACATCTTCCACATGTTCATGGAGAGCCTCAACGCCGGCATTACGCGCACCAACACCTACTTCAGTGATTACCAAGTGGTAAGTTCAGAGCCCCACATGCGTTGGTGGTAGTTCGAAACACTAACTGGGAATCCTTGCAGATGCTTCGCTTCTGGGGCGACTTTGGCTTCACCATGCTCCTCGCCTTCGCTGTATACATTCTGATCGAGGCGCCGTTCGGAAATTTGGAAGGTCTCCTGCTTCCCGCCAAGAAGCCCTGTCCACCGCGCCCAGCTGTGGAAGAGTCGAAGGAGGCCCCGGTGGGATGCAGTCACTCTGCGCCAACGTTGGAAATTAAATCGCCTCTTCCGGCATAAGGATCTCGAAACTATTTATGAGCAAATACATCAATTATAGGTTAAGgacccttttttttattaatgttagtttatttaagacatattttctttaaaactTACTTCTTTCGTCCTAAGAAGAATTTATATACAAAGCTAGATAATAAACGCATATCAAAGAAATATTATCGAtaatttgtacaatttttataagtaaatttgctttctttattttcctatATGACACACTATCGGAtattaacattaaaaaataattttcttttagtaATTTGATGGATTTCCCTCTAATCAAAATGTGAGTTTGgctataatatacatatatacatatatgtatataaatatatatgtcaATATCCCAAGCGGGCGATCTCGCTCCAGAAATAATGTTAACAAAAAGGCAGTATAAGAAAGATTTTTGTCACTAACATTTTAAGTCTTAAGCTGAGTTTAAAATGATAAAGACGTGAAAACTATTTCTtcaaaaattttttatttcttagcattgtccttagtcaactgacgggtTATTAGTTGGACCCAAAAatatagcaaatattttactatataaattacatatatgtatattacatataaattatatatatattataaatataataaatataaattttacaaCTATAAATTACATAATTTACAAAGAAACTTCTTTGAAGA
This Drosophila simulans strain w501 chromosome X, Prin_Dsim_3.1, whole genome shotgun sequence DNA region includes the following protein-coding sequences:
- the LOC6726461 gene encoding nose resistant to fluoxetine protein 6, whose amino-acid sequence is MVATGPIISLLVLSLALTSASLRVELPKNSSLDVGNPEWQSQSYHTISRLRRLAVEFFAQYQNITMSDLGQDLYGDKEMRLPTTDDLRCLADLQTLAKDVSNRKLWALRMIDSWGTFPSGILYGNLIDLGNFDECLGIDHAVTATHNIQGKYCLSKLQLAPSISTYLALKTAVCFPASCSATHMDTMLRRLLQSLLSIELNPEVTLVSESSCKTADREPYDALTIFTIVVLSILCVLMVLATVCDYLVCQDDQALNKWIKAFSARANCRVLFRLVEPRSNPNVIDCLHGIRVLSFMWVVYGHIYLVSIFGPNMNFAKLDTWSRSPYSMLLQHAAYSVDTFFFLSGLLMVVIALRAMERTKGKLNVSLMYLHRYLRLTPVLALAIIVYMSILPRMGDGPLYGKVNFDDYTRCKDTWYWTLLYVQNYATDDICLSHSWYLGVDMQLYIIAPVLLICLYKWGKKAAAGILVAMLLLAACLFSIMVIGDVSLIASSQGAMRKIYFSTHTRASPYLIGILFGYFLHVNRGKSFKLSPIAVVLGWLTSLALLFSCLYAVYGYALDAEMPPILEEAFYLTFTRIAWPLGLCWVVFACMHGYGGLANSFLSSPLWQPLSKLSYSAYIFHMFMESLNAGITRTNTYFSDYQVMLRFWGDFGFTMLLAFAVYILIEAPFGNLEGLLLPAKKPCPPRPAVEESKEAPVGCSHSAPTLEIKSPLPA